Proteins co-encoded in one Pseudophryne corroboree isolate aPseCor3 chromosome 1, aPseCor3.hap2, whole genome shotgun sequence genomic window:
- the LOC134906019 gene encoding uncharacterized protein LOC134906019, which yields MASAEDGKNTGMQMQYVFIGIIAFVSTSLLIASIVLLTIGYMNPFGTVGLGILGGGCILYFSTLLFFCMSSIWVKNKYYTDKTDFGDKQVGAPREDISLLKPASNVTLPANLEIRSMSIPVDNNNPVPLYSVSTVYSSVSSCSSPVPEKIMLYNWHGDDSDVFTASLTTMQDSHIKSQEKPQINQGSTELASCESTGWNKVYMEKRHTEDIAIHHNNGKSIPDIPRQRRPLVMDTAEGITPAHSCNPHENGDKQLVKSYLDIQMKTTKENNTSTNAQIGKTLPGVPTSVTPSKYHHHLADRSKKPEEGKGTNHLQMLKNSSHEVEPALANRGVHFGQQNIQTSNGHGALTAKGDASIQAATKENKQTFQGTTSKGLYTALAASAESDKKHKSSEAFSHDRTAIPLQYLLPKSQPDHSAKTPISSQMTATRDPSQEVRIVKKQAKPGTRMGY from the coding sequence ATGGCATCTGCAGAAGACGGAAAAAACACCGGCATGCAAATGCAGTACGTCTTCATAGGGATTATTGCCTTTGTTTCAACTTCATTGCTTATTGCGTCCATCGTGCTTCTTACAATTGGCTACATGAATCCTTTTGGTACTGTTGGACTCGGGATTTTGGGAGGAGGCTGTATTCTCTATTTTTCTACCCTCCTATTTTTCTGCATGAGCAGTATATGGGTGAAAAACAAATACTACACAGACAAAACTGACTTTGGAGACAAACAGGTGGGAGCACCCAGAGAGGATATATCTCTCTTGAAACCAGCTTCAAATGTGACCTTACCTGCAAATCTTGAGATTCGATCCATGAGCATTCCAGTGGACAATAATAATCCCGTCCCTTTGTATTCAGTATCCACAGTTTACTCTTCTGTTTCTTCTTGTTCATCTCCTGTCCCTGAGAAAATCATGTTATATAACTGGCATGGAGATGACTCTGATGTCTTCACAGCTTCTCTTACTACCATGCAGGACAGTCATATAAAGTCACAGGAAAAACCACAAATAAACCAAGGATCTACTGAACTAGCCAGTTGTGAGTCTACTGGATGGAACAAGGTATACATGGAAAAAAGGCACACTGAAGATATAGCTATCCATCACAACAATGGAAAATCTATACCGGATATTCCCCGTCAGCGTAGACCTTTAGTGATGGACACAGCAGAGGGAATAACCCCTGCACATTCTTGTAATCCACATGAAAATGGTGACAAGCAGTTGGTAAAAAGCTACTTAGATATCCAAATGAAAACGACAAAGGAAAATAATACCAGTACAAATGCACAGATTGGGAAAACCCTCCCTGGTGTGCCAACCTCAGTGACACCATCCAAATATCACCATCACCTAGCTGACAGGTCGAAGAAACCAGAAGAAGGGAAAGGAACAAATCATCTTCAAATGTTAAAGAACAGTAGCCACGAGGTGGAGCCAGCATTAGCAAACAGGGGTGTACACTTTGGTCAACAAAATATCCAAACATCAAATGGACATGGTGCTCTCACTGCCAAAGGTGACGCTTCCATTCAAGCTGCAACAAAAGAGAATAAGCAGACATTCCAGGGCACTACCAGTAAAGGTTTATACACTGCGCTAGCAGCTAGTGCTGAAAGTGACAAAAAACACAAATCTTCTGAAGCGTTCAGTCACGACAGAACAGCAATACCTCTGCAGTACCTCTTACCAAAAAGTCAGCCTGACCATTCAGCAAAAACACCAATCTCCAGTCAGATGACTGCAACAAGAGATCCTAGTCAGGAGGTCAGAATCGTGAAGAAGCAAGCCAAGCCTGGAACTAGAATGGGCTATTGA